Proteins encoded by one window of Rhodamnia argentea isolate NSW1041297 chromosome 6, ASM2092103v1, whole genome shotgun sequence:
- the LOC115741201 gene encoding protein decapping 5-like isoform X5 yields the protein MASTEASANSYIGCFLSILSKSEMRYAGVLYRIDPQDAVIGLANVRSFGTEGRRKDGSQVLPDDRIFDYVNFRGSDIKVLQVLSSEAQPEKVTSDLPDDPAIIQAYLLHSSSAPAITPQTPTISGPNSSSLGIPNLAVHQSLSSYQPIQNLTSFSSLLSTNALAAGQPMLLHVQEFNRSRGQDPYPQQQLLAGLPPGLAAYHSQQPMQHPVTNLLTMSVAATYGSSDSLKPPVVMDSLTPTPIFIPSDLPLDPALLIPDTLPNVARDLLSSSIMSMSSAAKYSSTAGLNISHIPQVIRGANFVQGSGLTLESLAQATSSMNESGCLNHMEDLKPSPKTPCQILQTGAHPLSSYHFPRSAHEDEEVVKFLTSESLPREPTGAQAPILLLPKPYAKKVYKGNLQNRNSITSKLAERGKRHKGAPQYIDNHKAYGEGKGEKMRTSNVQNPSDAVSKVAEKIKRINTADSCLQITKTKPWERENKMTRAESRTNQNTSILGKGGKKFQIDRADRQHHQTNKSISVGRGKKIPHLAAKYPEDFDFVAMNKKFNKDAVWGELGKQNEAHLKAKADGCDLPAEDDAEHVDAAMKLDKKDDFFDSLSTIPPGPRKQKISEQRKSDMEVHQRSHGSRTSRLGGNPKVFSGRRENGNAGRGRAHPIWSRVS from the exons ATGGCGTCGACGGAGGCCTCGGCGAATTCCTACATAGGTTGCTTCTTGAGCATACTGTCCAAGTCGGAGATGCGATATGCTGGCGTTCTCTACCGCATCGACCCGCAAGACGCGGTCATCGGCCTCGCGAACG TACGATCTTTTGGAACAGAAGGGCGAAGAAAGGATGGTTCTCAGGTCCTTCCTGACGACAGAATTTTTGACTACGTAAACTTCAGAGGGAGTGACATAAAG GTATTGCAGGTTTTATCTTCAGAGGCTCAACCTGAAAAAGTTACGTCAGACCTGCCAGATGATCCAGCCATCATACAG GCTTATTTGCTTCACTCTTCATCTGCACCTGCAATCACTCCACAGACCCCCACAATAAGCGGACCCAATAGTTCCAGTTTAGGAATTCCAAATTTGGCCGTCCACCAGAGTCTTTCTTCATATCAGCCCATACAGAACTTGACATCATTCAGTTCATTGCTCTCTACAAACGCACTTGCTGCTGGGCAGCCCATGCTATTACATGTGCAAGAGTTCAATAGGAGTAGAGGGCAAGACCCTTATCCTCAACAGCAGTTACTGGCTGGACTGCCGCCCGGTCTGGCTGCATATCACTCTCAGCAACCAATGCAACATCCTGTCACAAATTTATTGACAATGAGTGTTGCAGCTACTTATGGATCATCTGATTCTTTGAAGCCCCCTGTTGTCATGGATTCCTTGACACCTACACCGATTTTCATTCCCTCAGATCTGCCACTGGATCCTGCTTTATTGATTCCGGACACATTGCCTAATGTGGCAAGGGATTTATTGAGTTCTAGTATAATGTCAATGTCTTCGGCAGCAAAGTATTCTAGTACTGCTGGTCTGAATATTAGCCACATACCTCAAGTTATCCGTGGAGCAAACTTTGTCCAAGGCTCTGGGTTGACTCTGGAAAGTTTGGCTCAAGCTACTTCTTCTATGAATGAATCAGGCTGTCTAAATCATATGGAGGATTTGAAACCATCACCGAAGACCCCTTGCCAAATTTTACAGACTGGGGCCCATCCACTTTCTTCATATCATTTTCCTAGAAGTGCTCATGAAGATGAAGAGGTCGTTAAGTTTTTGACTTCTGAATCGCTGCCAAGGGAACCAACAGGTGCTCAGGCACCCATTTTGCTTCTTCCAAAACCATATGCCAAAAag GTGTATAAGGGCAATCTGCAGAATCGCAACAGTATTACCAGCAAGTTGGCAGAACGAGGAAAGAGG catAAAGGTGCTCCTCAGTACATTGATAATCATAAAGCTTAtggagagggaaaaggagagaag ATGAGAACATCTAATGTACAGAATCCGAGCGATGCTGTGAGCAAGGTGgcagaaaaaataaagagg ATCAACACAGCTGATTCTTGTCTTCAAATCACTAAGACCAAACCATGGGAAAGGGAAAACAAG ATGACTAGGGCTGAGTCAAGAACTAACCAAAACACTAGCATTTTGGGGAAAGGAGGAAAGAA GTTCCAGATAGATAGGGCTGACAGGCAGCATCATCAAACTAACAAGAGCATCTCAgtgggaagaggaaaaaag ATTCCACATTTGGCTGCCAAATATCCagaggattttgattttgtgGCAATGAACAAGAAATTTAACAAGGACGCAGTGTGGGGTGAGCTTGGCAAGCAGAATGAAGCTCACCTAAAGGCAAAAGCAGATGGTTGTGATCTTCCTGCTGAGGATGATGCTGAGCATGTAGATGCTGCAATGAAATTGGATAAGAAG GACGATTTTTTCGACTCACTTTCAACCATTCCACCTGGGCCAAGAAAGCAGAAAATATCTGAACAAAGGAAGTCGGATATGGAG GTGCACCAAAGGAGTCACGGTAGCCGAACGTCGAGGCTTGGTGGCAATCCAAAGGTCTTTTCTGGCAGAAGAGAAAATGGTAATGCAGGGAGAGGCCGGGCGCATCCTATTTGGAGCCGTGTCTCATAG
- the LOC115741201 gene encoding protein decapping 5-like isoform X3: MASTEASANSYIGCFLSILSKSEMRYAGVLYRIDPQDAVIGLANVRSFGTEGRRKDGSQVLPDDRIFDYVNFRGSDIKVLQVLSSEAQPEKVTSDLPDDPAIIQAYLLHSSSAPAITPQTPTISGPNSSSLGIPNLAVHQSLSSYQPIQNLTSFSSLLSTNALAAGQPMLLHVQEFNRSRGQDPYPQQQLLAGLPPGLAAYHSQQPMQHPVTNLLTMSVAATYGSSDSLKPPVVMDSLTPTPIFIPSDLPLDPALLIPDTLPNVARDLLSSSIMSMSSAAKYSSTAGLNISHIPQVIRGANFVQGSGLTLESLAQATSSMNESGCLNHMEDLKPSPKTPCQILQTGAHPLSSYHFPRSAHEDEEVVKFLTSESLPREPTGAQAPILLLPKPYAKKVYKGNLQNRNSITSKLAERGKRHKGAPQYIDNHKAYGEGKGEKMRTSNVQNPSDAVSKVAEKIKRINTADSCLQITKTKPWERENKMTRAESRTNQNTSILGKGGKKFQIDRADRQHHQTNKSISVGRGKKIPHLAAKYPEDFDFVAMNKKFNKDAVWGELGKQNEAHLKAKADGCDLPAEDDAEHVDAAMKLDKKDDFFDSLSTIPPGPRKQKISEQRKSDMETFGYFQVHQRSHGSRTSRLGGNPKVFSGRRENGNAGRGRAHPIWSRVS, from the exons ATGGCGTCGACGGAGGCCTCGGCGAATTCCTACATAGGTTGCTTCTTGAGCATACTGTCCAAGTCGGAGATGCGATATGCTGGCGTTCTCTACCGCATCGACCCGCAAGACGCGGTCATCGGCCTCGCGAACG TACGATCTTTTGGAACAGAAGGGCGAAGAAAGGATGGTTCTCAGGTCCTTCCTGACGACAGAATTTTTGACTACGTAAACTTCAGAGGGAGTGACATAAAG GTATTGCAGGTTTTATCTTCAGAGGCTCAACCTGAAAAAGTTACGTCAGACCTGCCAGATGATCCAGCCATCATACAG GCTTATTTGCTTCACTCTTCATCTGCACCTGCAATCACTCCACAGACCCCCACAATAAGCGGACCCAATAGTTCCAGTTTAGGAATTCCAAATTTGGCCGTCCACCAGAGTCTTTCTTCATATCAGCCCATACAGAACTTGACATCATTCAGTTCATTGCTCTCTACAAACGCACTTGCTGCTGGGCAGCCCATGCTATTACATGTGCAAGAGTTCAATAGGAGTAGAGGGCAAGACCCTTATCCTCAACAGCAGTTACTGGCTGGACTGCCGCCCGGTCTGGCTGCATATCACTCTCAGCAACCAATGCAACATCCTGTCACAAATTTATTGACAATGAGTGTTGCAGCTACTTATGGATCATCTGATTCTTTGAAGCCCCCTGTTGTCATGGATTCCTTGACACCTACACCGATTTTCATTCCCTCAGATCTGCCACTGGATCCTGCTTTATTGATTCCGGACACATTGCCTAATGTGGCAAGGGATTTATTGAGTTCTAGTATAATGTCAATGTCTTCGGCAGCAAAGTATTCTAGTACTGCTGGTCTGAATATTAGCCACATACCTCAAGTTATCCGTGGAGCAAACTTTGTCCAAGGCTCTGGGTTGACTCTGGAAAGTTTGGCTCAAGCTACTTCTTCTATGAATGAATCAGGCTGTCTAAATCATATGGAGGATTTGAAACCATCACCGAAGACCCCTTGCCAAATTTTACAGACTGGGGCCCATCCACTTTCTTCATATCATTTTCCTAGAAGTGCTCATGAAGATGAAGAGGTCGTTAAGTTTTTGACTTCTGAATCGCTGCCAAGGGAACCAACAGGTGCTCAGGCACCCATTTTGCTTCTTCCAAAACCATATGCCAAAAag GTGTATAAGGGCAATCTGCAGAATCGCAACAGTATTACCAGCAAGTTGGCAGAACGAGGAAAGAGG catAAAGGTGCTCCTCAGTACATTGATAATCATAAAGCTTAtggagagggaaaaggagagaag ATGAGAACATCTAATGTACAGAATCCGAGCGATGCTGTGAGCAAGGTGgcagaaaaaataaagagg ATCAACACAGCTGATTCTTGTCTTCAAATCACTAAGACCAAACCATGGGAAAGGGAAAACAAG ATGACTAGGGCTGAGTCAAGAACTAACCAAAACACTAGCATTTTGGGGAAAGGAGGAAAGAA GTTCCAGATAGATAGGGCTGACAGGCAGCATCATCAAACTAACAAGAGCATCTCAgtgggaagaggaaaaaag ATTCCACATTTGGCTGCCAAATATCCagaggattttgattttgtgGCAATGAACAAGAAATTTAACAAGGACGCAGTGTGGGGTGAGCTTGGCAAGCAGAATGAAGCTCACCTAAAGGCAAAAGCAGATGGTTGTGATCTTCCTGCTGAGGATGATGCTGAGCATGTAGATGCTGCAATGAAATTGGATAAGAAG GACGATTTTTTCGACTCACTTTCAACCATTCCACCTGGGCCAAGAAAGCAGAAAATATCTGAACAAAGGAAGTCGGATATGGAG ACATTTGGTTATTTCCAGGTGCACCAAAGGAGTCACGGTAGCCGAACGTCGAGGCTTGGTGGCAATCCAAAGGTCTTTTCTGGCAGAAGAGAAAATGGTAATGCAGGGAGAGGCCGGGCGCATCCTATTTGGAGCCGTGTCTCATAG
- the LOC115741201 gene encoding protein decapping 5-like isoform X4, which produces MASTEASANSYIGCFLSILSKSEMRYAGVLYRIDPQDAVIGLANVRSFGTEGRRKDGSQVLPDDRIFDYVNFRGSDIKVLQVLSSEAQPEKVTSDLPDDPAIIQAYLLHSSSAPAITPQTPTISGPNSSSLGIPNLAVHQSLSSYQPIQNLTSFSSLLSTNALAAGQPMLLHVQEFNRSRGQDPYPQQQLLAGLPPGLAAYHSQQPMQHPVTNLLTMSVAATYGSSDSLKPPVVMDSLTPTPIFIPSDLPLDPALLIPDTLPNVARDLLSSSIMSMSSAAKYSSTAGLNISHIPQVIRGANFVQGSGLTLESLAQATSSMNESGCLNHMEDLKPSPKTPCQILQTGAHPLSSYHFPRSAHEDEEVVKFLTSESLPREPTGAQAPILLLPKPYAKKVYKGNLQNRNSITSKLAERGKRHKGAPQYIDNHKAYGEGKGEKMRTSNVQNPSDAVSKVAEKIKRINTADSCLQITKTKPWERENKMTRAESRTNQNTSILGKGGKKFQIDRADRQHHQTNKSISVGRGKKIPHLAAKYPEDFDFVAMNKKFNKDAVWGELGKQNEAHLKAKADGCDLPAEDDAEHVDAAMKLDKKPGHVKDDFFDSLSTIPPGPRKQKISEQRKSDMEVHQRSHGSRTSRLGGNPKVFSGRRENGNAGRGRAHPIWSRVS; this is translated from the exons ATGGCGTCGACGGAGGCCTCGGCGAATTCCTACATAGGTTGCTTCTTGAGCATACTGTCCAAGTCGGAGATGCGATATGCTGGCGTTCTCTACCGCATCGACCCGCAAGACGCGGTCATCGGCCTCGCGAACG TACGATCTTTTGGAACAGAAGGGCGAAGAAAGGATGGTTCTCAGGTCCTTCCTGACGACAGAATTTTTGACTACGTAAACTTCAGAGGGAGTGACATAAAG GTATTGCAGGTTTTATCTTCAGAGGCTCAACCTGAAAAAGTTACGTCAGACCTGCCAGATGATCCAGCCATCATACAG GCTTATTTGCTTCACTCTTCATCTGCACCTGCAATCACTCCACAGACCCCCACAATAAGCGGACCCAATAGTTCCAGTTTAGGAATTCCAAATTTGGCCGTCCACCAGAGTCTTTCTTCATATCAGCCCATACAGAACTTGACATCATTCAGTTCATTGCTCTCTACAAACGCACTTGCTGCTGGGCAGCCCATGCTATTACATGTGCAAGAGTTCAATAGGAGTAGAGGGCAAGACCCTTATCCTCAACAGCAGTTACTGGCTGGACTGCCGCCCGGTCTGGCTGCATATCACTCTCAGCAACCAATGCAACATCCTGTCACAAATTTATTGACAATGAGTGTTGCAGCTACTTATGGATCATCTGATTCTTTGAAGCCCCCTGTTGTCATGGATTCCTTGACACCTACACCGATTTTCATTCCCTCAGATCTGCCACTGGATCCTGCTTTATTGATTCCGGACACATTGCCTAATGTGGCAAGGGATTTATTGAGTTCTAGTATAATGTCAATGTCTTCGGCAGCAAAGTATTCTAGTACTGCTGGTCTGAATATTAGCCACATACCTCAAGTTATCCGTGGAGCAAACTTTGTCCAAGGCTCTGGGTTGACTCTGGAAAGTTTGGCTCAAGCTACTTCTTCTATGAATGAATCAGGCTGTCTAAATCATATGGAGGATTTGAAACCATCACCGAAGACCCCTTGCCAAATTTTACAGACTGGGGCCCATCCACTTTCTTCATATCATTTTCCTAGAAGTGCTCATGAAGATGAAGAGGTCGTTAAGTTTTTGACTTCTGAATCGCTGCCAAGGGAACCAACAGGTGCTCAGGCACCCATTTTGCTTCTTCCAAAACCATATGCCAAAAag GTGTATAAGGGCAATCTGCAGAATCGCAACAGTATTACCAGCAAGTTGGCAGAACGAGGAAAGAGG catAAAGGTGCTCCTCAGTACATTGATAATCATAAAGCTTAtggagagggaaaaggagagaag ATGAGAACATCTAATGTACAGAATCCGAGCGATGCTGTGAGCAAGGTGgcagaaaaaataaagagg ATCAACACAGCTGATTCTTGTCTTCAAATCACTAAGACCAAACCATGGGAAAGGGAAAACAAG ATGACTAGGGCTGAGTCAAGAACTAACCAAAACACTAGCATTTTGGGGAAAGGAGGAAAGAA GTTCCAGATAGATAGGGCTGACAGGCAGCATCATCAAACTAACAAGAGCATCTCAgtgggaagaggaaaaaag ATTCCACATTTGGCTGCCAAATATCCagaggattttgattttgtgGCAATGAACAAGAAATTTAACAAGGACGCAGTGTGGGGTGAGCTTGGCAAGCAGAATGAAGCTCACCTAAAGGCAAAAGCAGATGGTTGTGATCTTCCTGCTGAGGATGATGCTGAGCATGTAGATGCTGCAATGAAATTGGATAAGAAG CCTGGTCATGTGAAGGACGATTTTTTCGACTCACTTTCAACCATTCCACCTGGGCCAAGAAAGCAGAAAATATCTGAACAAAGGAAGTCGGATATGGAG GTGCACCAAAGGAGTCACGGTAGCCGAACGTCGAGGCTTGGTGGCAATCCAAAGGTCTTTTCTGGCAGAAGAGAAAATGGTAATGCAGGGAGAGGCCGGGCGCATCCTATTTGGAGCCGTGTCTCATAG
- the LOC115741201 gene encoding protein decapping 5-like isoform X1 yields the protein MASTEASANSYIGCFLSILSKSEMRYAGVLYRIDPQDAVIGLANVRSFGTEGRRKDGSQVLPDDRIFDYVNFRGSDIKVLQVLSSEAQPEKVTSDLPDDPAIIQAYLLHSSSAPAITPQTPTISGPNSSSLGIPNLAVHQSLSSYQPIQNLTSFSSLLSTNALAAGQPMLLHVQEFNRSRGQDPYPQQQLLAGLPPGLAAYHSQQPMQHPVTNLLTMSVAATYGSSDSLKPPVVMDSLTPTPIFIPSDLPLDPALLIPDTLPNVARDLLSSSIMSMSSAAKYSSTAGLNISHIPQVIRGANFVQGSGLTLESLAQATSSMNESGCLNHMEDLKPSPKTPCQILQTGAHPLSSYHFPRSAHEDEEVVKFLTSESLPREPTGAQAPILLLPKPYAKKVYKGNLQNRNSITSKLAERGKRHKGAPQYIDNHKAYGEGKGEKMRTSNVQNPSDAVSKVAEKIKRINTADSCLQITKTKPWERENKMTRAESRTNQNTSILGKGGKKFQIDRADRQHHQTNKSISVGRGKKIPHLAAKYPEDFDFVAMNKKFNKDAVWGELGKQNEAHLKAKADGCDLPAEDDAEHVDAAMKLDKKPGHVKDDFFDSLSTIPPGPRKQKISEQRKSDMETFGYFQVHQRSHGSRTSRLGGNPKVFSGRRENGNAGRGRAHPIWSRVS from the exons ATGGCGTCGACGGAGGCCTCGGCGAATTCCTACATAGGTTGCTTCTTGAGCATACTGTCCAAGTCGGAGATGCGATATGCTGGCGTTCTCTACCGCATCGACCCGCAAGACGCGGTCATCGGCCTCGCGAACG TACGATCTTTTGGAACAGAAGGGCGAAGAAAGGATGGTTCTCAGGTCCTTCCTGACGACAGAATTTTTGACTACGTAAACTTCAGAGGGAGTGACATAAAG GTATTGCAGGTTTTATCTTCAGAGGCTCAACCTGAAAAAGTTACGTCAGACCTGCCAGATGATCCAGCCATCATACAG GCTTATTTGCTTCACTCTTCATCTGCACCTGCAATCACTCCACAGACCCCCACAATAAGCGGACCCAATAGTTCCAGTTTAGGAATTCCAAATTTGGCCGTCCACCAGAGTCTTTCTTCATATCAGCCCATACAGAACTTGACATCATTCAGTTCATTGCTCTCTACAAACGCACTTGCTGCTGGGCAGCCCATGCTATTACATGTGCAAGAGTTCAATAGGAGTAGAGGGCAAGACCCTTATCCTCAACAGCAGTTACTGGCTGGACTGCCGCCCGGTCTGGCTGCATATCACTCTCAGCAACCAATGCAACATCCTGTCACAAATTTATTGACAATGAGTGTTGCAGCTACTTATGGATCATCTGATTCTTTGAAGCCCCCTGTTGTCATGGATTCCTTGACACCTACACCGATTTTCATTCCCTCAGATCTGCCACTGGATCCTGCTTTATTGATTCCGGACACATTGCCTAATGTGGCAAGGGATTTATTGAGTTCTAGTATAATGTCAATGTCTTCGGCAGCAAAGTATTCTAGTACTGCTGGTCTGAATATTAGCCACATACCTCAAGTTATCCGTGGAGCAAACTTTGTCCAAGGCTCTGGGTTGACTCTGGAAAGTTTGGCTCAAGCTACTTCTTCTATGAATGAATCAGGCTGTCTAAATCATATGGAGGATTTGAAACCATCACCGAAGACCCCTTGCCAAATTTTACAGACTGGGGCCCATCCACTTTCTTCATATCATTTTCCTAGAAGTGCTCATGAAGATGAAGAGGTCGTTAAGTTTTTGACTTCTGAATCGCTGCCAAGGGAACCAACAGGTGCTCAGGCACCCATTTTGCTTCTTCCAAAACCATATGCCAAAAag GTGTATAAGGGCAATCTGCAGAATCGCAACAGTATTACCAGCAAGTTGGCAGAACGAGGAAAGAGG catAAAGGTGCTCCTCAGTACATTGATAATCATAAAGCTTAtggagagggaaaaggagagaag ATGAGAACATCTAATGTACAGAATCCGAGCGATGCTGTGAGCAAGGTGgcagaaaaaataaagagg ATCAACACAGCTGATTCTTGTCTTCAAATCACTAAGACCAAACCATGGGAAAGGGAAAACAAG ATGACTAGGGCTGAGTCAAGAACTAACCAAAACACTAGCATTTTGGGGAAAGGAGGAAAGAA GTTCCAGATAGATAGGGCTGACAGGCAGCATCATCAAACTAACAAGAGCATCTCAgtgggaagaggaaaaaag ATTCCACATTTGGCTGCCAAATATCCagaggattttgattttgtgGCAATGAACAAGAAATTTAACAAGGACGCAGTGTGGGGTGAGCTTGGCAAGCAGAATGAAGCTCACCTAAAGGCAAAAGCAGATGGTTGTGATCTTCCTGCTGAGGATGATGCTGAGCATGTAGATGCTGCAATGAAATTGGATAAGAAG CCTGGTCATGTGAAGGACGATTTTTTCGACTCACTTTCAACCATTCCACCTGGGCCAAGAAAGCAGAAAATATCTGAACAAAGGAAGTCGGATATGGAG ACATTTGGTTATTTCCAGGTGCACCAAAGGAGTCACGGTAGCCGAACGTCGAGGCTTGGTGGCAATCCAAAGGTCTTTTCTGGCAGAAGAGAAAATGGTAATGCAGGGAGAGGCCGGGCGCATCCTATTTGGAGCCGTGTCTCATAG
- the LOC115741201 gene encoding protein decapping 5-like isoform X2, with product MASTEASANSYIGCFLSILSKSEMRYAGVLYRIDPQDAVIGLANVRSFGTEGRRKDGSQVLPDDRIFDYVNFRGSDIKVLQVLSSEAQPEKVTSDLPDDPAIIQAYLLHSSSAPAITPQTPTISGPNSSSLGIPNLAVHQSLSSYQPIQNLTSFSSLLSTNALAAGQPMLLHVQEFNRSRGQDPYPQQQLLAGLPPGLAAYHSQQPMQHPVTNLLTMSVAATYGSSDSLKPPVVMDSLTPTPIFIPSDLPLDPALLIPDTLPNVARDLLSSSIMSMSSAAKYSSTAGLNISHIPQVIRGANFVQGSGLTLESLAQATSSMNESGCLNHMEDLKPSPKTPCQILQTGAHPLSSYHFPRSAHEDEEVVKFLTSESLPREPTGAQAPILLLPKPYAKKVYKGNLQNRNSITSKLAERGKRHKGAPQYIDNHKAYGEGKGEKMRTSNVQNPSDAVSKVAEKIKRINTADSCLQITKTKPWERENKMTRAESRTNQNTSILGKGGKKIDRADRQHHQTNKSISVGRGKKIPHLAAKYPEDFDFVAMNKKFNKDAVWGELGKQNEAHLKAKADGCDLPAEDDAEHVDAAMKLDKKPGHVKDDFFDSLSTIPPGPRKQKISEQRKSDMETFGYFQVHQRSHGSRTSRLGGNPKVFSGRRENGNAGRGRAHPIWSRVS from the exons ATGGCGTCGACGGAGGCCTCGGCGAATTCCTACATAGGTTGCTTCTTGAGCATACTGTCCAAGTCGGAGATGCGATATGCTGGCGTTCTCTACCGCATCGACCCGCAAGACGCGGTCATCGGCCTCGCGAACG TACGATCTTTTGGAACAGAAGGGCGAAGAAAGGATGGTTCTCAGGTCCTTCCTGACGACAGAATTTTTGACTACGTAAACTTCAGAGGGAGTGACATAAAG GTATTGCAGGTTTTATCTTCAGAGGCTCAACCTGAAAAAGTTACGTCAGACCTGCCAGATGATCCAGCCATCATACAG GCTTATTTGCTTCACTCTTCATCTGCACCTGCAATCACTCCACAGACCCCCACAATAAGCGGACCCAATAGTTCCAGTTTAGGAATTCCAAATTTGGCCGTCCACCAGAGTCTTTCTTCATATCAGCCCATACAGAACTTGACATCATTCAGTTCATTGCTCTCTACAAACGCACTTGCTGCTGGGCAGCCCATGCTATTACATGTGCAAGAGTTCAATAGGAGTAGAGGGCAAGACCCTTATCCTCAACAGCAGTTACTGGCTGGACTGCCGCCCGGTCTGGCTGCATATCACTCTCAGCAACCAATGCAACATCCTGTCACAAATTTATTGACAATGAGTGTTGCAGCTACTTATGGATCATCTGATTCTTTGAAGCCCCCTGTTGTCATGGATTCCTTGACACCTACACCGATTTTCATTCCCTCAGATCTGCCACTGGATCCTGCTTTATTGATTCCGGACACATTGCCTAATGTGGCAAGGGATTTATTGAGTTCTAGTATAATGTCAATGTCTTCGGCAGCAAAGTATTCTAGTACTGCTGGTCTGAATATTAGCCACATACCTCAAGTTATCCGTGGAGCAAACTTTGTCCAAGGCTCTGGGTTGACTCTGGAAAGTTTGGCTCAAGCTACTTCTTCTATGAATGAATCAGGCTGTCTAAATCATATGGAGGATTTGAAACCATCACCGAAGACCCCTTGCCAAATTTTACAGACTGGGGCCCATCCACTTTCTTCATATCATTTTCCTAGAAGTGCTCATGAAGATGAAGAGGTCGTTAAGTTTTTGACTTCTGAATCGCTGCCAAGGGAACCAACAGGTGCTCAGGCACCCATTTTGCTTCTTCCAAAACCATATGCCAAAAag GTGTATAAGGGCAATCTGCAGAATCGCAACAGTATTACCAGCAAGTTGGCAGAACGAGGAAAGAGG catAAAGGTGCTCCTCAGTACATTGATAATCATAAAGCTTAtggagagggaaaaggagagaag ATGAGAACATCTAATGTACAGAATCCGAGCGATGCTGTGAGCAAGGTGgcagaaaaaataaagagg ATCAACACAGCTGATTCTTGTCTTCAAATCACTAAGACCAAACCATGGGAAAGGGAAAACAAG ATGACTAGGGCTGAGTCAAGAACTAACCAAAACACTAGCATTTTGGGGAAAGGAGGAAAGAAG ATAGATAGGGCTGACAGGCAGCATCATCAAACTAACAAGAGCATCTCAgtgggaagaggaaaaaag ATTCCACATTTGGCTGCCAAATATCCagaggattttgattttgtgGCAATGAACAAGAAATTTAACAAGGACGCAGTGTGGGGTGAGCTTGGCAAGCAGAATGAAGCTCACCTAAAGGCAAAAGCAGATGGTTGTGATCTTCCTGCTGAGGATGATGCTGAGCATGTAGATGCTGCAATGAAATTGGATAAGAAG CCTGGTCATGTGAAGGACGATTTTTTCGACTCACTTTCAACCATTCCACCTGGGCCAAGAAAGCAGAAAATATCTGAACAAAGGAAGTCGGATATGGAG ACATTTGGTTATTTCCAGGTGCACCAAAGGAGTCACGGTAGCCGAACGTCGAGGCTTGGTGGCAATCCAAAGGTCTTTTCTGGCAGAAGAGAAAATGGTAATGCAGGGAGAGGCCGGGCGCATCCTATTTGGAGCCGTGTCTCATAG
- the LOC115728827 gene encoding single-stranded DNA-binding protein, mitochondrial has product MATSLSKLSSHLHRCLLSNPRAPGVAMSLCTAASSQDTSEPEDRSLESEADSAPSQQSPPAPASSAQEPEQQRTVYDRPLQNGLDTGIYKAIIMGQVGQNPIAKKLKSGRTVTLFSVGTGGVRNNRRPLQNEEPREYADRSLVQWHRVSVYPEALGEMVRKHVSPGMILYLEGNLESKVFTDPVSGLVRRIREIAIRRNGRIVFVGKGGDSQQPSQGETRGAGYY; this is encoded by the exons ATGGCTACTTCACTCTCCAAGCTGTCCTCCCACCTCCATCGATGCCTCCTCTCGAATCCCAGAGCTCCTGGCGTCGCCATGTCCCTGTGCACGGCGGCCTCGTCTCAGGACACTTCGGAACCGGAGGACAGGAGCCTCGAGTCGGAGGCCGACTCAGCTCCCTCGCAGCAATCGCCGCCGGCGCCGGCATCCTCGGCGCAGGAACCGGAGCAGCAGCGCACGGTCTACGACCGGCCTCTCCAGAACGGCCTTGACACCGGGATTTACAAG GCTATAATAATGGGGCAGGTTGGGCAAAACCCAATTGCGAAGAAGCTGAAGAGTGGGAGGACGGTAACCCTGTTCTCAGTTGGAACAGGAGGCGTCCGCAACAATAGGAGGCCACTGCAAAATGAGGAGCCCAGAGAGTATGCAGATCGCTCTTTGGTCCAGTGGCATCGTGTTTCGGTCTATCCCGAGGCATTGGGGGAGATGGTCAGGAAGCATGTTAGTCCTGG CATGATCTTGTACTTGGAGGGCAATTTGGAGTCCAAAGTCTTCACTGATCCTGTATCTGGTCTTGTTCGACGTATAAGAGAGATTGCAATCCGTCGAAACG GTCGCATTGTGTTTGTCGGGAAAGGTGGCGATTCCCAGCAGCCATCACAGGGTGAGACGAGAGGTGCTGGCTATTACTGA